In the genome of Bacillus thuringiensis, the window TATTTTAGGAGAACCTGTTGGAGCATCTATACTTGCGTTCTTCTTACTTGGAGAAAAATTAAACGCAATGCAAATTATCGGTAGCATGCTCGTATTGTTTGGTGTATCTGTTTTCTTATTACAGCAACAAAAGCGAACATCAAAAAATGTCGTAAACGAGCCGGTGTATACACAGGAATTATAGTGTTAGGGGAGAAAAGGGAAGTTGTGATACTTCTCTTTTTGTTTTATAGAAATACGGGCGTAGAAGGGGGAGGGAAATGGCAGAGATATTAAAGAAGTATATGAAGAATCTTACAACATTAAGTGAAGAAGAGCAGCAAATGATCCTCAGTGAATTACAAATTGAAGAATATAAAAAAGGAACAGTGCTCCTAAGACAAGGAAATGTTCCGTTAAAATGTTATTTTGTATTAAAAGGATGCGTTAGGCAACATAGTATAGATGAAGCAGGGAAAGAAGTTACATCAAATTTTTATACAGAAGAACAGGCAATTTCGAATTTCAACCATCATAAACAAGATAAATCTTCATCATATACGTTAACGTGTTTAGAAGATTGTATTGTAGTTGTTGGTGATCTACATAGTGAAAAGGACATGTATAATAAGTATTCACAATTAGAAGAAATGACGCGTAAAATGATCGAGTACAATTTCGGTGAAGTACAAGATGAACTTGCTGTATTTATCTCATCGACACCAGAAGAACGATATAAAACATTGTTACGAAAACGCCCGTATTTAATTAATCGCGTTCCACAATATCAGCTAGCAAGCTATCTTGGCATGACACCAGAATCATTAAGTAGAATTAAGAAACGGCTTAATTAGAGTGTTTACCACCTTTCAATAGTAGCCATATCGCAAGTCCTAATTCACCTGCAATCATAGGTAATTGGAATAGTGATTGTATGATTGAAATCATTGTATCGTATTGTGTAAACATTGTATTCATGACGTGAATTAGCATATAACCGGTAGCAGCAATGAACAGCAGTATACTAATAAACTTTGGTATCTGTTTAGAGAGAAAAGTTACATATCCTAAAACGAAAAGATGCAATCCAAAAATAATCAATCCTACAGACCAAATGTATTCGAATGCACTGAGAAACAACATCGTATATGTTTCTGGATTCGCAATTGTATTTTTTGAAAGCAACAATGCCAATATTAGATTGAATATAGCAATCCCAAGTATAGCTGTATACATAAGACGAAGCCAAGCTGCTAGTAATGAGAGGCTAGTATGAATTGGTTTTAGAAAGAAATAAAGAGCCCATGCGGCGACAATATCAGTAATAAAAATGGTAATCCACCCGAAGATTTCTGCTTTGAAAAGTGAATTTGAAGTTTGGATATTATGGAATGTTGTACTCGCATCTCCTTGTATAACGAGATTTCCATGAACAAAACCGTAAGAAAAAAATGCAATGAATGCCATAACAAGAAGAGAGGTACCAGCAAATAAGGCGTACTTTCGTTCAGTCATAATACGTCCTCCTTTTCTAATATTGTTTTCATTGTAATAGGGAAGAGGAGGAGATTCATTGACTTAAATCAAGAGGGGGAAAGTTTAGTGGAATTTCCATCAAAAAAAGATGTATGGTTATATCCGATTTTTTTTGTTGTCATAGGAGCGTGTTTTGCTCCTATATTTGCAGAGAGAGAATATTTTCTTTTATTTTTTACGATTCCGTTAGCCATAGTATTTATTTTTGGGTGGTTTTCAACCAAATATATTGTGGAAGAGGAAATGATTATCATTAGGTCAGGTTTTATTAAAAAACGTATTTTTATACGAGATATAAAACAAATTTCAAATACGAAAAATCCAATAGCAGCTCATGCTCTATCATTCGATCGACTTGAAATTGTTTACGATACACATAAAACAGAAATTATTTCTCCAAGAAATAAAGAACAATTTATTAATCTTGTAAAAAGTAAAAACTCAAATATTGAAATCAAGTAAAAGAGTGGCTACGAAGCCACTCTTTTACTTTGGATTTGTCATATAAGGTTGTACATGAATGACACATAGGTCACGGAATTTGCCTTCAGCAGTTGTGACAATTACGACTGCTCTACCTGCACTTTTTCCAGTAATCGTCACGGTGTCACCTTTTGGATATATGGTGATGATATCAGAATTCATAT includes:
- a CDS encoding Crp/Fnr family transcriptional regulator encodes the protein MAEILKKYMKNLTTLSEEEQQMILSELQIEEYKKGTVLLRQGNVPLKCYFVLKGCVRQHSIDEAGKEVTSNFYTEEQAISNFNHHKQDKSSSYTLTCLEDCIVVVGDLHSEKDMYNKYSQLEEMTRKMIEYNFGEVQDELAVFISSTPEERYKTLLRKRPYLINRVPQYQLASYLGMTPESLSRIKKRLN
- a CDS encoding PH domain-containing protein → MEFPSKKDVWLYPIFFVVIGACFAPIFAEREYFLLFFTIPLAIVFIFGWFSTKYIVEEEMIIIRSGFIKKRIFIRDIKQISNTKNPIAAHALSFDRLEIVYDTHKTEIISPRNKEQFINLVKSKNSNIEIK
- a CDS encoding DUF4386 domain-containing protein, with translation MTERKYALFAGTSLLVMAFIAFFSYGFVHGNLVIQGDASTTFHNIQTSNSLFKAEIFGWITIFITDIVAAWALYFFLKPIHTSLSLLAAWLRLMYTAILGIAIFNLILALLLSKNTIANPETYTMLFLSAFEYIWSVGLIIFGLHLFVLGYVTFLSKQIPKFISILLFIAATGYMLIHVMNTMFTQYDTMISIIQSLFQLPMIAGELGLAIWLLLKGGKHSN